The Helianthus annuus cultivar XRQ/B chromosome 16, HanXRQr2.0-SUNRISE, whole genome shotgun sequence genome includes a window with the following:
- the LOC110920359 gene encoding uncharacterized protein LOC110920359 — protein sequence MQKEPYREENSMGSKYREMNKKISAFCGYYNNAYLNRPSGASDETVFAKAMSKYHTKEGSAFTYVGAWEIFKNCPKWAPIPNEVTRAKRCKTFESIEHSAGDSDVRYHININDEPEFDDEVTEIPELKRPNGRDKAKKEAAAKNKEASTKNETPGETKVDKLMSKFNEFNEIQAARLKLKEKEMQEAADREDFKLMATNIDSLPEKDKEVLQKMKAKIAQKWGL from the coding sequence ATGCAAAAAGAACCGTACCGAGAAGAGAACTCAATGGGCTCAAAGTATCGAGAGATGAATAAGAAGATATCGGCGTTTTGTGGTTATTACAACAATGCTTATTTGAATCGGCCAAGTGGGGCGAGTGATGAGACGGTTTTTGCCAAAGCTATGTCAAAATACCATACGAAAGAAGGTAGTGCGTTCACATACGTAGGGGCTTGGGAAATCTTTAAAAATTGTCCCAAGTGGGCGCCGATTCCTAACGAAGTAACAAGAGCAAAGAGGTGTAAAACATTCGAGTCGATAGAACATAGTGCCGGTGATTCGGATGTGCGTTACCATATTAATATTAATGACGAACCCGAGTTTGACGATGAAGTGACGGAGATTCCGGAATTGAAGCGCCCAAATGGTAGAGACAAAGCAAAAAAGGAAGCGGCGGCCAAAAATAAAGAGGCGTCGACAAAAAATGAAACTCCGGGTGAAACGAAGGTGGATAAGTTGATGAGCAAGTTCAACGAATTTAACGAAATACAAGCGGCGAGACttaagttgaaagaaaaagaaatgcAAGAAGCGGCCGATCGTGAAGACTTTAAGCTAATGGCGACAAATATCGACTCGCTCCCGGAAAAAGATAAAGAAGTGTTGCAAAAAATGAAGGCGAAAATTGCTCAAAAATGGGGTCTTTAA
- the LOC110920357 gene encoding receptor-like protein 31 codes for MEIYTLSLIFLSLILPPLPSQACHHIDHQSLLDFKHKITFDPSNLLQSWTPQTDCCKSWNGIACNSAGRVINLTRSGLVSGDDFILDTSMSGTLSPSLSNLTFLQLLDLSNLKDLSGPIPPQFGKLSRLTHLFLDSNKFSGSIPVTFRSLSRLQKLYLSNNMFNGEIPSVVSNSNGGVN; via the coding sequence ATGGAGATCTACACTCTCTCTCTCATCTTCCTCTCTCTCATACTTCCACCATTACCATCACAAGCATGCCATCACATTGACCATCAATCACTACTTGACTTCAAACACAAAATCACATTTGACCCATCAAACCTCCTTCAATCATGGACACCTCAAACTGATTGCTGCAAATCATGGAACGGCATTGCTTGCAACTCCGCCGGTAGAGTCATCAATCTCACCCGCTCCGGTCTCGTTTCCGGCGACGACTTCATCCTTGACACCTCCATGTCCGGTActctctctccttctctctctaacctcacATTTCTCCAACTTCTTGACCTCAGTAACCTTAAAGATTTATCTGGTCCGATCCCGCCTCAGTTTGGAAAACTTTCACGTCTTACCCATTTGTTTCTTGATTCCAATAAGTTTTCCGGTTCAATTCCGGTCACTTTCCGATCACTTTCGCGGTTACAAAAGCTTTATCTTAGTAATAATATGTTCAATGGGGAGATCCCATCGGTGGTTTCCAACTCTAATGGAGGTGTTAATTAA
- the LOC110915381 gene encoding probable leucine-rich repeat receptor-like protein kinase At1g35710, whose product MEIYSLSLIFLSLILPPLPSQACHHIDHQSLLDFKHKITYDPSNLLQSWTPQTDCCKSWNGIACNSAGRVINLTRSGLVSGDDFILDTSMSGTLSPSLSNLTFLQLLDLSNLKDLSGPIPPQFGKLSSLTHLFLDSNKFSGSIPVTFRSLSRLQKLYLSNNMFNGEIPSVVFKSFKSLSEIGLSGNQFSGEIPASIGEMISITKLDFHENNLTGVIPDTIGRLKNVKFLDLSENQITGSIPESLGSLSELQVLYLNQNQLSGAIPGSIGGLDSIQFFRLSENKLNGVIPPSIGKLPKIQRLIFENNMLTGRLPATIGHLVTLTDIYFSGNQFTGSVPASFGNLQNLQTLDLSRNKLSRRIPSKRANPVHETETCEGSRACQANLGLKGASGPIPSQLAKLQNLQTLDLSFNPLNLTTLPNWFSKLKLFRLKMAKTGLRGRLPGFLSWSSTISELDLSSNALTGELPHWIGNMTNLSLLNLSNNRFRNPIPPEFKNLSLLMDLDLHSNNFSGDINTIFKKNVEGPLGHYNSIDVSYNSFSGPIHIGDEPAMDSIVSLVLSHNPIGGIIPETLSNGNGLVKILISNNNFIGKIPKELLNLKNLKEFDVSRNRLIGEIPKHNVSIPASAFLGNPGLCGTPLPPCKQSF is encoded by the coding sequence ATGGAgatctactctctctctctcatcttccTCTCTCTCATACTTCCACCATTACCATCACAAGCATGCCATCACATTGACCATCAATCACTACTTGACTTCAAACACAAAATCACATATGACCCATCAAACCTTCTACAATCATGGACACCTCAAACTGATTGCTGCAAATCATGGAATGGCATTGCTTGCAACTCCGCCGGTAGAGTCATCAATCTCACCCGCTCCGGTCTCGTTTCCGGCGACGACTTCATCCTCGACACCTCCATGTCCGGTActctctctccttctctctctaacctcacATTTCTCCAACTTCTTGACCTCAGTAACCTTAAAGATTTATCCGGTCCGATCCCGCCTCAGTTTGGAAAACTTTCAAGTCTTACCCATTTGTTTCTTGATTCTAATAAGTTTTCCGGTTCAATTCCGGTCACTTTCCGATCACTTTCGCGGTTACAAAAGCTTTATCTTAGTAATAATATGTTCAATGGGGAGATCCCGTCGGTGGTTTTCAAATCTTTTAAATCATTATCGGAGATCGGTCTTTCCGGTAACCAGTTTTCCGGTGAGATTCCGGCGTCGATTGGGGAGATGATTTCGATAACGAAACTTGATTTTCATGAGAATAACTTAACCGGAGTGATACCGGATACTATTGGAAGGTTGAAGAATGTTAAGTTTCTTGACTTGTCGGAAAATCAGATCACCGGAAGTATACCGGAATCTTTGGGATCGTTGTCGGAATTGCAGGTTTTGTACCTTAATCAAAACCAACTTTCCGGCGCCATTCCGGGTTCGATCGGGGGCTTGGATTCCATACAATTCTTTCGTTTGTCGGAAAACAAGTTGAACGGAGTTATACCGCCGTCCATCGGAAAGCTTCCGAAGATTCAAAGGTTGATATTTGAAAATAATATGCTCACCGGAAGACTTCCGGCGACCATCGGTCATTTGGTTACTCTCACCGATATATACTTCTCCGGTAACCAATTCACCGGAAGTGTTCCGGCAAGCTTTGGTAACTTACAGAATCTTCAAACACTCGATTTATCGAGAAACAAGTTGTCTAGACGGATACCGTCTAAAAGGGCAAACCCGGTGCATGAGACTGAAACATGTGAGGGGTCAAGGGCATGTCAAGCCAACTTGGGCCTGAAGGGCGCATCCGGCCCAATACCTTCTCAACTTGCTAAATTGCAAAATTTACAAACTCTTGATTTGTCATTTAATCCTTTAAACCTAACCACATTACCCAATTGGTTTTCTAAACTGAAACTCTTTCGGCTAAAGATGGCGAAAACCGGACTCCGGGGGCGGCTTCCGGGATTTCTCTCGTGGTCGTCAACGATATCCGAATTAGATCTATCGAGCAATGCACTAACCGGTGAATTACCACATTGGATCGGGAACATGACGAATCTTTCATTACTAAACTTATCAAACAACCGATTTAGGAACCCGATCCCGCCGGAATTCAAGAACCTTTCGCTACTAATGGACCTTGATCTCCATTCCAACAACTTCTCCGGCGACATAAACACGATTTTCAAGAAAAATGTAGAAGGCCCACTTGGTCATTACAACTCAATTGATGTATCATATAACTCTTTTTCGGGGCCCATACACATTGGCGACGAGCCCGCGATGGATTCGATTGTTTCTTTGGTGTTATCGCACAATCCGATTGGCGGGATCATACCCGAAACATTGAGCAATGGCAATGGATTGGtgaaaatcttgatttctaaTAATAATTTCATAGGCAAGATACCTAAGGAGTTGTTGAATTTGAAGAATTTGAAGGAATTTGATGTGTCTAGAAATAGACTAATTGGGGAAATTCCCAAACATAATGTTAGTATTCCTGCTTCTGCATTTTTGGGTAATCCTGGATTGTGTGGGACCCCACTTCCGCCATGTAAGCAATCTTTTTGA